The proteins below are encoded in one region of Buttiauxella gaviniae:
- the fadR gene encoding fatty acid metabolism transcriptional regulator FadR, translated as MVIKAQSPAGFAEEYIIESIWNNRFAPGTILPAERELSELIGVTRTTLREVLQRLARDGWLTIQHGKPTKVNNFWETSGLNILETLARLDHDSVPQLIDNLLSVRTNIATIFIRTAVRQHPDKAQEVLATANSVEDHADAFAKLDYNIFRGLAFASGNPIYGLILNGMKGLYTRIGRHYFSSPEARSLALGFYHRLAEICQQGLYDQVFDTVRTYGRESGEIWHRMQKNLPGDLAMHSR; from the coding sequence ATGGTCATTAAGGCGCAGAGCCCAGCGGGTTTCGCGGAAGAATATATTATCGAAAGTATCTGGAATAACCGCTTCGCTCCGGGAACCATTCTTCCAGCGGAACGTGAATTATCCGAACTTATTGGCGTGACGCGAACCACATTGCGCGAGGTGCTTCAGCGTCTGGCGCGTGACGGATGGTTAACCATTCAGCATGGCAAACCGACCAAAGTGAATAACTTCTGGGAAACTTCCGGTTTAAACATTCTGGAAACCCTGGCGCGTCTCGATCACGACAGCGTGCCGCAGTTAATCGATAACTTGTTATCAGTGCGAACTAACATTGCCACTATCTTTATTCGTACCGCTGTTCGTCAGCATCCGGATAAAGCGCAAGAAGTTCTGGCGACGGCAAACAGCGTTGAAGACCACGCTGATGCGTTTGCTAAGCTTGATTACAATATTTTCCGCGGTTTGGCTTTCGCTTCCGGGAACCCGATTTACGGTCTTATCCTCAATGGAATGAAAGGATTGTATACCCGCATCGGGCGTCACTATTTCTCAAGCCCAGAAGCGCGCAGTCTGGCGTTAGGTTTCTATCACCGTTTGGCAGAAATTTGCCAACAAGGTTTGTACGACCAGGTCTTTGATACGGTTCGTACCTACGGACGTGAGAGTGGGGAAATCTGGCATCGGATGCAGAAAAATTTACCGGGTGATTTGGCGATGCACAGCCGCTAG
- a CDS encoding SpoVR family protein, with the protein MAINTDSATKDSKRLSDGPDWTFELLDVYLAEIDRVAKLYRLDTYPHQIEVITSEQMMDAYSSVGMPINYPHWSFGKKFIETERMYKHGQQGLAYEIVINSNPCIAYLMEENTITMQALVIAHACYGHNSFFKNNYLFRSWTDASSIIDYLIFARNYITQCEERYGVDEVERLLDSCHALMNYGVDRYKRPQKISLQEEKARQKSREEYLQSQVNTLWRTLPRREEEKTVAEARRYPSEPQENLLYFMEKNAPLLEPWQREILRIVRKVSQYFYPQKQTQVMNEGWATFWHYTILNHLYDEGKVTDRFMLEFLHSHTNVVFQPPYNSPWYNGINPYALGFAMFQDIKRICQSPTEEDRYWFPDIAGKDWLETLHFAMRDFKDESFISQFLSPKLMRDFRLFTVLDDDRNNYLEIAAIHNEEGYRKIRAELSAQYNLSNLEPNIQVWNVDLRGDRSLTLRYIPHNRAPLDKGRREVLKHVHRLWGFDVTLEQQNEDGSVELLERCPPRLNSL; encoded by the coding sequence ATGGCTATTAATACTGATTCCGCCACAAAGGATTCTAAACGTCTAAGTGATGGACCAGACTGGACGTTCGAGCTGCTTGATGTCTATCTCGCTGAGATAGATCGTGTTGCTAAACTCTATCGCCTGGATACCTATCCTCATCAAATTGAAGTGATTACTTCCGAACAGATGATGGACGCTTACTCAAGCGTTGGGATGCCGATTAACTATCCCCACTGGTCGTTCGGGAAAAAGTTTATCGAAACGGAGCGCATGTATAAACATGGGCAGCAAGGGCTGGCCTATGAAATCGTCATCAACTCGAACCCGTGCATTGCCTATCTGATGGAAGAAAACACCATTACAATGCAGGCGCTGGTTATCGCTCACGCCTGTTATGGTCATAACTCTTTCTTTAAAAATAACTATTTGTTCCGTAGCTGGACGGATGCCAGCTCGATTATTGATTACCTGATTTTCGCCCGTAACTACATTACCCAGTGCGAAGAGCGTTATGGCGTGGATGAAGTGGAACGCCTGCTCGACTCCTGCCATGCGCTGATGAATTACGGCGTTGACCGCTACAAACGTCCGCAAAAAATTTCGTTGCAGGAAGAGAAAGCCCGGCAAAAAAGCCGCGAGGAGTATCTGCAAAGCCAGGTGAATACGCTGTGGCGTACACTGCCGCGTCGTGAAGAAGAGAAAACTGTCGCTGAAGCGCGGCGTTACCCTTCTGAGCCGCAAGAAAACCTGCTCTATTTTATGGAGAAAAACGCGCCGTTGCTGGAACCCTGGCAGCGTGAGATTTTGCGCATTGTGCGTAAGGTCAGCCAATATTTTTACCCGCAAAAGCAGACGCAGGTGATGAACGAAGGCTGGGCGACGTTCTGGCACTACACGATTCTGAACCACCTGTATGATGAAGGGAAAGTGACCGATCGCTTTATGCTGGAATTTTTACACAGCCATACCAATGTGGTGTTTCAGCCGCCGTATAACAGCCCGTGGTACAACGGCATTAACCCGTATGCGCTCGGTTTTGCCATGTTCCAGGACATCAAACGGATTTGTCAGTCGCCAACTGAAGAAGACCGCTACTGGTTCCCGGACATCGCCGGTAAAGACTGGCTGGAGACACTGCATTTCGCGATGCGTGATTTCAAAGACGAGAGCTTTATTAGCCAGTTCCTGTCGCCGAAATTAATGCGTGATTTCCGCCTGTTTACGGTGCTGGATGACGATCGCAATAACTATCTGGAAATTGCCGCCATTCATAACGAAGAGGGCTACCGGAAAATTCGCGCCGAGCTTTCCGCTCAGTACAATCTGAGTAATCTTGAGCCGAACATTCAGGTGTGGAATGTCGATTTACGCGGGGACCGGTCGCTCACGCTGCGTTATATCCCACATAATCGCGCCCCGCTGGATAAAGGGCGTCGCGAAGTGCTGAAACATGTCCATCGCCTGTGGGGCTTTGATGTGACGCTTGAGCAACAAAATGAGGATGGAAGTGTGGAGTTACTTGAACGCTGCCCGCCGCGATTGAACAGTTTGTAA